The genomic region GTTATCGCCACTGGCGAAGGCGTTGGCATCATAGGTGCCAGGGGGAATACCGGGAAGCACATTCGCTGTAAACGGGATAAGAACACCACCGCCGCCCGGAATGTCCCAGTAGCTCCAGAGCGGTGACGTATCACCCGGTGTCGGTTCAGTAGAGTGGCGTGTAGCACCACCCCATTCTATTACAGTACCAGTGCTGGCATAGGTGAAAAAGGCGGGCAGTTCCGCCCAGATAGAGACATTTATCGCACCGTCCAAAAGGTCCACACCTGGTGGTAAATTGCCTAACCCGTCTGTAAGCGGGCCCAAGTTGCTTACATTGATCGTGTATTGCACCTGACCCCCTGGCGTCACAGTGGGCGTCAGCACGTCCATGTCGATGGTCATCTGGAGAATCTCACCGTTATACGGAGGGCTATCCGATTTAGTAATATCGCCAGGATCCGCCAGTGCGGCATTGAGGCTCAGCAGCGGGACTGCCAGAGCCACTGTCAGCACGGTCGCTATTGCTAGCGGTGTAAGCCATTTCTTTGTACCCATGTTCACCCCTTACTTCCCTTTCGGCTTTGGCTACCCCTTTAATATAACGGGCTCTGACTAAAAACTGCCCCCATCCGCGTATCCAACACTAAGAAAGCCATTATATACCACGCTAATACAGGCGTTGTCAAGCACTATTGTGGCTCCCTGCAGCCAGTTAACTCGATAGACCCCAAAATGTCATCGCGTGGCAATCTCCACGTCGCCATGCTGAACTTGTTTCAGCATGCCTTGTTTCACGACAGAACACCACTGTGATTGCCACGTCGCCAGGGCTCCTCGCAATGGCGGTCGTGTTGCACGCCGCAGACCGTCCTTTCTTTTCCCACCCACCCTCCCTGGTATGTAGAATTTTGGGGGATACCCCCAAACCCCCTCCCCCGATGTAATCGGGGGACTCCCCTTTACAACGGTTTACCGGAGAGTGACAAAACCCTGTTGACAGGGTGGAACATATGTTCTAATATGGGCGCATGGATGAACTGCCCCCGGAGCAAGAGCACTACCAGGACGATGGCTGTGACCTCTTCCCCTCATGCCTGCGCTGCCCCCTCACCCGCTGTCGCTACGACATCCCGGGGAGGCAAACCAGAAAGGAGCTGAGGAATAGAGAGATGGCGCGCCTCCACCAGGCGGGGGTTGCGGTCAGGGAGCTGGCAGAGCGCTTCGGGGTGAGCCGGCGAACGGTATATCGCATCATAGCAACCCGATCGGACCGGGGGAGCTATGAATAATATAACCCTCCCCCAGCAACTGGCCCGGATGGACCGCGACCGCATGAATCGTTATTCTGAGAACCTGGCCTTCTACAACGGCGAGCAGTGGCAACGCCGTTCCGCCCGTAGCGAACGTCAGTTGACTATCAACTATGCCAAAGCCCTTGTCGATAAAGTCAGCTCCTATCTCATGTCGGGCTTTACTTTCGCTGTAGACCCTGTCATTCCTGTCCGTCTTACGGACTCCGATATTCCATTCGGAGAAAGCTCCCCCGATCCTGCGGCGGCTGCCGAGCGCTTTTTACGCAGCGTCTATGACGATAATGATCTTTTCGCCCTCGACTTTGATACCGAGGTTGATTGCGCTGTGATGGGAGACGCTGCCTATAAGGTCACCTGGTCTCCCACTGAGAAGCGCATTCTCGTCACTGCTCCGGATGTCCAGGGGCTATACGCCTGGTGGATACCGGATAATGTCACCTCTGTTTACCGGGTGGCTGCGCGCTACCGTCTATCCGCTGAGGAGGTAAATATACTCTACGGCATATTACCCAAGGGCAAGACCGCCTGGGTCGTTGAGCTCTGGACGGACAAATTATTTGAGCTATGGATCGATAGCGATCAGGTCCATAGCAGCGCAAACCCTTACGGCTTTATACCCTATCTGCTATTCCCCAATCTCAGAGAGCCTAAGAAGTTCTGGGGGATCTCCGATATCCCCGTCATAATCGAATCCCAGCGCGAGCTCAATAGAGCCGTGTCGCAGTTATCCCGAATCCTGGAGCTCTCCGGCAACCCTATCGCCGTTCTGGAGAATGTGGAGGAGTCCTCCGATATTGCCGTCCGGCCAGGCTCTGTCTGGAATATACCTGAGGATGCCAGGGCTTATCTCCTCGACCTGCTCCAGGGCGGGGGCGTCCGACTTCATATCGATTTTATCGAGCTCCTATTCCGCATAATCCACGACGTTTCTGAATCCCCCAAGGCAGCATGGGGCGGGGCTGAGCGAGACCTCTCAGGCGTTGCCCTGGAGATTGAGATGCAGCCCCTTCTTCAGAAAGTTAGGCGAAAGCGCCTCATACGTGCCGCTGTATACCGCCGCCGAAACGAGATGATCCTCGCCCTTGCCGAGCGCTTCCTGGGGCAATCTTATGGCGATGTCACCCACCGCATTATCTGGGGGCCGGTGCTTCCCCGTGACTTCCAGCGCCAGGTCACCAATGAGGTAGCACTAATCCAGAGCGGGGTTCATTCACGGCGCTACGCCATGGATAGCCTCGGGATAGAGGACCCTGAGCGGGAGTTTTCTCAGTGGCTATCCGAGAGACAGCGAATAATGCAGCAGAATAGAGACCTTAACGCAAAGTCTACACACCTTGGGAGTGAGTGAGTGATGTGTCGCCTTAGCGTTTGTCCGAGTGCCCCGATAAATCGGGGTGCTCGGAGGTAATAAAAACGAGGAGGATATTGTGACCGAGGAAACCACTGCACCAACGGATGGTGCTCCCGACCAGGCTCCGGTCCGAGCGGAAACATCGGACTCCGATGCTATGCTCGGAGGGCAGGTTGCCGAATTACAAGCCGCCCTAGCGGCCAGGGATGCCGAGTTCGGGAAGCTGAAGGAAGCCCTTGCCGAGAAGAGCGCCCTTGCCGATTCTCAGGAGCAGGAGCTTTCCACGCTACGGCCTGCAGGCGCCGCCGCGGAGGAGAGGATCGCCGGCCTTACCGATAGTCTATCCGAGGCTATTTCCAAGTACAAGGATAGGCTCTACGCCGCCCACCCTGAGCTACTTGAGAATATGATTATGGGTGAGACTATTAAGGAGATCGACGATTCCCTGGGTAGCGCTCTACTGCTCGTCGATAAGGTCAAGGCCAATGTCGCCGAGCAGGCAAAGGTTGTTACGGTCCCCGCCGGCTCACCCGAGCGCACGGGCACCCCCGATTTTATCGGGGCCATGAGCGCTAAGGAAAAGATCGCATACGCTGTCGCAAAGGAGGCCAAGTAATGGCTATAACACTAACCGAAGCAGCCAAGCTATCGACCGATATTCTCTTGACGGGGATTATGGAGACCATCGTCAAGGATTCGCCGGTATTGCAGCGGCTGCCGTTTATCGAGGTTGTAGGAAACGGGCTAACCTACAACCGGGAGCTTACCCTGCCCGTTGTCGCATGGTATGACGAAAACGCTGCGTGGGGTGCCGAGACCGCACCAACGCTCACTAAAGTCACCGCCGGCCTGGAGATCCTGGGGGCTAACGCCGACGTGGACAACTTCATCAAGGCCACCCGCTCCAATATCCAGGACGTGGAGGCAGCGGTAATTGAGCTCAATTCTAAGGCTATCCGCCATGAGTTCGAGAAAACCTTCATCGACGGCCTGGGGACTTCCGGGGCTAAGGACTTCGCCGGCCTGAATGCACTCGTTCCCGTGCATTCCGATTGGGCAGCCGATACCGCCTACGCCCTGGGGGACTATTGCATCGCCACCACCTTTAATGGGTGGAGGTATGAGGCTACCGTTGCCGGCAGTTCCCACGCCACCACCGAGCCGACCTGGCCCACCACCGAGGGGGGGACTGTTGTTGACGAGGGTGTTACCTGGACCTGCCGTCGCTGTCCTTCCATTGAGGCGGGGACTAACGGGGCCACGCTCACCCTGGCCATGCTGGACGAGCTCATCGATAAGGTGTTGGGCGGGAAGCCCGATCTCCTGCTCATGAGCCGGCGGTCGAGGCGAAAGATCAACGCCCTGTCCAGGGCAGCCGGTGTCAATCTCCAAACCGAGCGTGACGAGTTCGGCAGTTTCATTGATCTCTATAACGGCATTCCTGTCGGGGTCAGTGACTGGATACTGGACAACGTCACCCAGGGGACTAGCGGCGTTACCTCCAATATCTACGCCTTCCAGATGGGGGAGGGCGCTCTGTGCGGGCTTTCGTCTCCTGGGCTGATACAGGTGGAGAGGGTCGGTCAGCTTGAGAGCTACGATGCCACCCGTACCCGCATCAAGTTTTACTGCGGGCTAGCCCTGTTCAGCACAGTAAAGCTCGGTCGCCTGTACGGGGTTACGGACTAGGCCAAGGGGTACTTTACTCTTGTATAGCGCGGGAGAGGCGGGGCTGTATCGGGGCTGTAGGGTGGGTGTAGTGAAACGAAACCCACCAGTCGAGGGCATGCGTTTTTCGGCCCCGCCTCTCGGCTATTCCATACGTTGTATGGTATTCGACTCGTGAAACTGGGGCACTTAGGGGCAAACTCGTAAGGCTGTTTTTTTAGCCCTAATATATAGAAAGGGGTCCGACGGACCCCGATACATCGGGGCGATGAATGAAATATCATCGGAGGTGTTAGGTGGACTTATCAATCATGGTCACCCAGGTCAGGCGGGATCTCAGGGATGAGGATTCCGAAAACTACAACTGGACGGATGATGAGCTCAAGCGTCATATCGCCCACGCTCTCTATGATCTCTCCGAGCAGATTCCCCGTGAGACTACCGTAACTCTCTCAACTGTCAGTGGTTCGATGGACCTTGATATAGCCTCTCTCTCTGATCGTGTGGTTGTTCACGCTGTCGAGTATCCTCTTGACTGCACTCCCAGGCGTTATCAGCGCTTCTCCCTGTGGGGGGATACTTTAACTTTTCTCCTCGATCTATCGGGGCCTATCCCCGACGGCTCAGATTGCACTATCTACTATGGCAAGATTCACACCCTCAATGGCAGTGCTACCACCTTGCCCACGAAGTATCACGATCTCCTAGCTATGGGGTCTGAGGGCTATGCTCTGATATCGTGGGGCGGCTATTCGGTTAACCGGGTTAATCTTGGCGGTCCCGATGTATCCGCTGACTACCGCCATTCCGGTGACCTTAAATTAGACTTGTTCTACAGCCAGATAAAGCGCCTCGGGCGCCGGCACCGGGCGTTAGTATCCAGGCTCTACACCCCCGCCGAGGCACCGGTGAGCATGTCCGAGTGAAACATCGGACTCCCCAGGGAGGCGTTTGCTATCATGGGGGACCCGAAAGACCCCGATGTATCGGGGGAGGGCGAGATCATCGAGGCAGCTAGGCATCTAGCCAATCACTACGTCAGGGCCGGCAGGTCTCTCCCCGATACGTTGGCGGTTCTGATTTAATGCTTTAAGAGAGGAGGTATTAGTTATGGTTATTTCAAAGCTTAGCAGCAGGAAGTTCTGGATTGGCGTGATCGCTGCTATCTTTTCTATGGTGGCTCTTCTCGGCTATGACATACCCATTGAAGAGGTAGTTATTGTCGACGCAGTAATGGCCATCTACATTCTCGCCGAAGCTATAGTGGACTGCTTCCGCAAAGAGAAAGCGTAAATGAGAAGCCTAAGCGATACCCTTAAAGCAGCGCAGCGGTCAGGGTCCGCACGCCCCTACGTTACGGCCGAGGTCCGCCAGAGGATAGCGGGCATCCGCCGGCTCGATTTCACCAGAGAATATGAAGGCCCCCAGGGAGACGGTTTTAACGCTCTGACCGCCACCGGTGACGATCATATTCTCAGGCTGTGGGTCAATCCAGGCGACAACAAGCTATACACTCAAATCTTATAAGGAGGATCACAATGGCTAACATGCTCTATGAAAAAGCTAGGCAGGGTTTTCTCGATGGGAGTATCGATTGGGACACCGACGACATCCGGGCGATCTTGATCGATACCGCCGATTATACCGTTGACCTGGACGCCCACGACAACCTCGACGACATCCCCGCAGGGGCCAGGGTTGCCGTCTCCGGATCGCTCACCGGCAAGACGGTGGTCGATGGCGTAGCCGACGCCGACGATGTGACGTTTAGCGCGGTGACCGGGGATCAGTGTGAGGCGATAGTGCTCTACAAGCACACCGGCGTTGAATCCACGTCCCGTCTAATAGCCTACATCGACAGCGCTACCGGCTTGCCCGTCACGCCCAACTCCGGAGATATCGAGGTCCAGTGGGCTGATGGGGCGAGCAAGATATTTAAGCTGTAACTTGTACCTTGCGGCTTGAAAACTTGAAACTGAGGTTGAGCCATGTCCACCAGGTATGAGTATTATGACGCCGGCGCGACAGCTGTTTGGGCAGCCCAGGGCAACTCGGTTAGCGCCCAAACCTTTACCCCTTCTGTCGCCCACATCATCACGTCCGTAAAGATAAAGGCGTTTCGTGTAGGTTCTCCAGGTACTGTAACTGCGAGCATACGGGCCACAGATGTCAACGGCAAGCCCACAGGTGTTGATTTATGCTCAGGCACTATAGACGGCAACGGCTTTACCACGGATACCGCAGGTGTACTCTATGAAATCACTCTCGGGGCGGGTACTGCCCTTGCAGCATCAACGAAGTACGCCATCCTTATCAAAGCCCCCAGTGGTGACACTTCTAATTACGTCCAGGGTCTAGGCGCAGGTGGCAATCCCTATGCCGGTGGTCAACTGTGTGGTAGTAGCGATAACGGCGTTAACTGGACAATTTATGCCGACTATGACAAGAACTTCGAGGACTGGGGTACTACTACACAAACCATCGCCCCCACTAGCATTGCCAGCGCCGAGGCATTCGGCACTCCCACCGTAGCCCCAGGCCCCGTTACCGTCTCCCCCCCGTCCATCGCCTCAGGAGAGGCGTTCGGCACGCCCACGGTCGCCCTCGTCCCCCTGCACGTATTCCCCTCCTCCATTCCAAGCGCTGAATCCTTCGGCAAGCCCAACCTCAAATATGACCAGGTGATCGCCCCCCCGTCCATCGCCAGCGCTGAGGCGTTCGGCGTCCCCACCGTTGCGCCCGGTCCCGTCACTGTCTACCCCACCACCATTGCCAGCGCTGAGGCGTTCGGCGTCCCCTTCGTCTGCCACTACGTCGGCGTCACGTCCTATGCCGTCGCCGCTTGCTCATACGGGTCGAGCGTCTATCTATTCCGTATCGGCCTCGACGGCCACCTATACCGCCGCCAGAGCGCCGATAACGGCGTTTCTTGGGCTGCTTGGGTCGATATGGGCGATATAACAGGGACCGCCGACTTCCGCCTCGCTTGCTGCTTCAAGGATGCTGACGAGGCCATTGTGCTCTATTCCACTGGAGCGTCCATTTACCGCCGTCGATTAAGCGGCGGGACCTGGGAGGCGGCCGCCGCCTGGACCAATAGCCTCAATTCTATTACCGGTATCGCTGTCACCTACATGGGAGACTGGAATGTGGCGGTCACCGGCACCGATACCGCCGATTGCCCCGGATTATGGACGTGCATACTCGGCGACGGCTATAGCGGTGCCGTGGGGACGTGGTATTCACTCAATGCGCTCATGTCGGCCGAGTATGGATCGGGTATCTCCTACCACTTCCCCACCCTCGATATGCCCGATGTGTTCCGCATGTTCTTTATCGAGACCTATAGCGGTACTGAGGCTTATTCCATGCCATTCTTTACCTACTCTCTCCCCACCGCCGATTTTATCGACAACCTGTGGCGTGAGCCTGTACCGTTCAACCTATCGAGTGAGTATGGTATTCACATGGCCCACGCCGGCGGTAGCGTTTTTTTAAGCTGCCCCTACGGGTACTGGACCGCAGTTCTCACTCCCGCCAGCGTGGATTTGACCGGTGATCTCACCGGTGCCCACCTATCGCTGAAGCCCTTATCGGGAGAGCTCAGTCTATTACTTCGAAACGACGACGGCCGGTACAACTCACCGTCCTTTACCAGAGGGTGCGATATCCGCTTGAAACTCGGCTACCACACCGCAGCCGGGGCGGAGACCGCCGGCTATCTCCCCATAGTTACAATCGATTCTATCGAGCGCACTCTTAAAAAGGGGCGTTCCGTTGTCACCCTGCACGCCCTGGACGGGTGGTCGCTACTCTATAACTGGATAGCCCGCTATCAGTTCTCTTGGGCTGCCAGCGAGAAAAACATCTTCCAGCTGCTGTCGTTCGTATTCGCCCGTGCCGGCATCGCGCTATCGTCCTACTCGACGTCGAGCCGCATCACCGCCTACGAGCCCGCTTTCACTATTCACCCGGGGGAGCGTGGTATAACTGCCGTTAAGCGCCTCTTATCGCTTGTTGAGGACGTTATTCTCTTTGTTCGGTGATACTGCGTATCTTATTCATCCGCAATCGACCGATAGCGCCGATTATGCCTATGGCATCGCTCACAAGGTGAGCGAGTGTGTCACGTTCGAGAATACGATTTCTGAAAATATCGCCCTAACACATTCTGAGACTATTGCCGTGGGGGACTATAGGTGGTCAGAGATTAACCTTGTCTACGATAGACTTTCCAAAGAGTTTGACGATAACATTGCTACAGCAGCCGACGCCCACAAGCAAGGCGAGGCAACTCTAAGAGAAGCCGAGCTCTCTAAAGTTGCCGGCACGATAACAGTCCCAATGAATGTAGCCCATGATCTTTACGATGTTGTTGAGCTAACCGTGCCCCACCTTGACATCTCCTCACAGCTTTATCGCTTGGCTGCCATAGATTTCTACTGGACACCTGAGAAGAAAGCATACAATCAGCGCCTTCTATTGAGTGGGGTGTAGTAGTGGGTAGGCTGGCCGACGTCGGCCAGCCTACCCGAGGGCACGTATATTATTAGAGGTATGAATGATAAAGAGAGGTATCCTCAAAGCCTTCGATAGTGGTACATACCTTGCCACCGTTCAGATGATAGGTAGTCTCCCGACATGGATGCACGGTATACCGGTATCAAGAGGCATACCCACCGATCAAATGGTTGTAGGTAGGAGTGTTCTCATATATTTTTCCTCACCCGGAGGCCCCGCATCGGCGGTACTTCTAGCAGTGTGGACACCATAATCTCTTGATCAACTGCTACCACTACCCCTTTAATACGCCATCCGCCATCATACCCCTTTCTACATAATCCACTGTCTGCAAGCCTCTGATCACCCAATGTGCCGGGGACGGGAAGAAATATTTTACAAAAGCCTCCATTTGTGGTATAATTTCTTAATGCAGGGAACTACAATCTCAGTGGTTTTCTTTTAGGTTTCGCCAAGGCTTTGCTTTAGCTGGGGCGAAACTTCCTTTTTATATGGGAGGCCGCGATTAGTACAGATATAGAAGAGAGCCGGAACAGAAACAACGAATACAATGCCGAAGACATCATGGTGCTGGACGGCATGGAGGCGGTGCGCCGGCGCCCGGGGATGTATATCGGTAGCACCGGGCAGCACGGGCTGCACCACCTGGTACAGGAGATCGTCTACAACAGCATAGATGAGGCATTGGCCGGCGCCTGCGACATGGTGGAGGTGACCATATTCGAGGACGGTCGGGTGGCGGTCGCCGATAACGGCAGGGGGATCCCGGTTGAGGTGCACCCGGTAACCAGAACCTCGGCTCTTGAGGCGGTGATGACCGTGCTTCACGCCGGAGCCAAGTTCGGTGGCCGGGGCTATACCGTCTCCGGCGGGCTCCATGGGGTAGGAGCCTCGGTGGTAAACGCCCTCTCCTCCGATCTCCGGGTGGAGGTGAAGAGGGACGGCAAGCGCTACCGGCAGGAATACTGCCGCGGCGTGGCCCAGAACTCGGTGGAGGAGATAGGAGAGGCCACAGACACGGGGACGGTCACCACCTTCCTTGCCGACAAGGGGATATTCGGTGACCTAAGCTACGACTTCAACGCGCTGGCGCAGCGCTTCCGCGAGATGTGCTACCTCACCAAAGGGGTGGAAATTCACTTCGAGGATAAAAGGTCGGAACGGGAGGTCACCTTCTACTTTGAAGGGGGAATCGCCAGCTTTGCCCGATACCTCAATAAGAATCGCCCAGTGTTGCATGAGCCGATCTATATCTCAAAGACGGTGAACGGCACCGAGGTGGAGGTAGCACTACAGTATAACGAGGGCTTTGCAGAGACCGTACTCAGCTTTGCCAACTGCATCAATACCCAGGACGGCGGCACACATCTTACCGGGTTCCGCTCCGCCATGACCCGCGTTATCAACGACACCGCCAGAAATATAAAGCTTCTCAAGGAGGATGAGGTCAATCTAATCGGCGATGACACCAGGGAGGGGCTGGTGGCCATCATCAGCGTCAAGCTGGCCGAGCCCCAGTTTGAGGGGCAGACAAAGGCCAAGCTGGGAAATCCGGAGACAAAAAATCACGTGGAGTCTGCGCTAGTGGACGGGCTCGCCCAGTACCTCGACGAGCACCCCGCAGAGGCCAAGCGGATCGTGGAGAAGTGTCTCACCACCGCACGTGCCCGGGAGGCGGCGCGCAAGGCGCGCGACCTGGTGCTCAAAAAGAACTCCCTGGAAGCGGGCACCCTGCCCGGCAAGCTGGCGGATTGCTCTGACAAGGACCCTGCGCAGTGCGAGATCTATCTGGTGGAGGGGGAGTCGGCGGGCGGCTCTGCCAAGCAGGGACGGGACCGACGCTTTCAGGCGATCCTCCCCTTGAAGGGCAAGATACTCAACGTGGAGAAGGCCTCTCCGGAGAAGATGCTGGCTCATGTAGAGATCCGCATCATCATCACCGCACTGGGTATCGGCATCGATAAGCAACTGGATCTCTCCAAGCTGCGCTACCACCGCGTAATCATCATGACCGATGCCGATGTCGATGGCTCCCATATCCGCACCCTGCTACTCACCTTCTTCTTCCGCCACATGGTGGATCTTATCAACGGCGGTCATCTCTTCATCGCCCAGCCGCCCCTATACAGACTGGGTGACGGTAAAAAAGCAGAGTGGCTTTACTCCGAGGCGGAAATGGAGCGCTCCATCGCTAAGAAAGCTTTTGAGGAGCTCTCCGTCCGCTCAACAGATGGCTATATTACTCACAAGGGAACCAAGATAGGCGACCTGTTGAATTCACTCAGGGAGCTGGAACGGGGGCTCGATGCCCTGGAGAAGGAAGGCATACCGCGGCAGATAAGCGCCATTCTGCTTGTGAACGAGGAGTCCTTCCACCGCCTCGACCTCTCTAGGAAGGAAAGCATGCAGCAGCTAAGCAGGTGGCTTGAGGAATCCGGATATCCCACCAGCTTATGCCTGGATGATACCGACGATGAATACTGGGTTGAGGTTGAATTCAAGGATCATAAAATAAGGCTGGACAAGCGCGTTCTTGAGCACGCCGCCCTTCATGGCTGCTTCAATGCGTATCCGCAGGTCAGGCGCCTTACCAACAACAAATCATACACCATTGTTAAGAAGGGCAGAGAGATCGGCAACGATATTCCCTGGTATGAGCTTGCCGGGGTGCTCCAGAAAAGCGCTGACCGGTCAGGAATAGCGCTCCAGCGCTACAAGGGACTGGGGGAGATGAGCGCCCAGCAGCTCTGGGAGACCACGATGAACCCGGAGACCAGGACGATATTGCAGGTCAACGTAGAGGACGCGGTCAAGGCGGATAAGATATTCGAGACGCTCATGGGTGATGAGGTGCCTCCCCGCAAGGCCTTCATCCAGGCCCACGCCAAGAGCGTCAGGAACCTGGATATTTAAGGCCACGCTTGCGATCCTAGCAGCGATTTCGTATTCTCTTGATGGGTGCTGTTATCAGGACAAATAGCAAGCGCGGTATGAACAGGATAAGACCGACACAGAGCCTGCCCGCCCTGATCCAGAAGTTCTTGTGCTCCTGGGCTTCATACTCATCTACTGCCCCTTCAAGTATGCTGTCAAAGATCTGATCCTCTGATGGACACATTTTAGTTCTCCTGTTATTGATTATTCAGTTCTAATCTCTCCCGCCGCGTCCGCATGCAGGATTGCAGTAAAATCGTAGCCGCGCCTATGCAGTTCATCGCTTCCCCCCTGGTGACGGTCCAGAAGCGCCACTACCTTGGCCACCCGGCAGCCCGCCTCCTCCACCGCCTTTATCGCTTTCAGGGTGGAACCTCCTTTGGTGATTACATCCTCGACGATGGCCACACTGGAGCCTTTTTGGGGGATATGACCCTCTATAGCCTTCTGCGTCCCGTGCTCTTTCATATCCCCTCTCACGATGAAGGCGGGGATTGGCTTCCCTTCCATATGGCTGACCAGCGCTACAGCAGCGACGATGGGGTCGGCACCCAGGGTAAGCCCGCCAACAGCATCTATTCCGCTATCTCTTAAAAGATCAAAGACCAGCCTGCCGGCAAGGTATGCGCCCTCCGCGGAGAGGGTAACCATCTTGAGGTCAAAGAAGTATGTGCTCTTAGCCCCCGATGCGAGGGTGAAATCGCCGCGCACAAGCCCCCGCTCCTTGACCAGCTCCATAAACCGCTCCCGCTGCTCCAGCATCAATTCAAACTCCCCTCTTTTTGTCCCTCACAAATTGGTCGTATGGAATGTGGGAAAATGTTCCCTGTCATTGCGAGCCAGGATAAGCAATTCAAGCATCTCCCACCCACCCTAAAAAGGTATTACCTGGGGATACCCCCCGGACCCCCAACACGGGAGATTCCCCGGTCGGAGCGGATGCTCCGACCCACCCAAAATCCCATACCCCAACCCCTGAAATAGGCCGAAAAGTTCCCCAGTCAATTGGGGTGGGGTGCACCCCTTGGTAACTGTTGGTTGCTAAGACACACGGTCTGGCATGTATATCTCTGCCAAATCCTTCGTCACTTTAAAGCAATTCCCCTATCACAAAGCGCCGCAGGCCGTTGCCTGTCATTCCGGGTCGTTAACAATAGTATCACATAATGAAATAATGCTGTGTATACGACGTCTATTTATAGAGCCCCTTCTCCCTGATATAGCGTTCCACCGCAGCGGGGACGAGGCCCGTTATGGTGAGGCCGCAGGCAACCCGCTCCCTGATAGCGGAGGAGCTTATGTCACTGAGCGGGTTATTCAAGATGGTGATGTGCTTTGAGATCCCGGGAAGGTCCCGCTCCATTTGCTTCAGGTCTATGTCCAGGCACCCAGGGCGCCTCGCAGCCACCAGTCGGCATATGGTGACAATCCTCTCCGGCTCTCTCCATTCTAAGAAACCGGCCAGGGCATCAAGCCCCAGGATGTAATAAAGCTCTGCATCCGCGCCGAGCTCGCGTTTCAGGTCGTTAAGTGTATCCACAGTGTAGGAGGGTCCGGGACGGTCTAGATCAATGCTCGCTGCGCTGAAAGACGGGTTTTCGGCGATAGCAAGCTCGGTCATCGCCAGGCGGTGCTCACCTGGGGCGATGTTCCTATGCCCCTTGAGCCAGGGCTCTCCTGCGGTAACAAATACAACCCGTGATAGCCCCAGCTTCTTCCTAGCCGCCTCGGCGATTACCAAGTGCCCGCTGTGTACCGGGTCGAAGGTCCCTCCCAGCACCCCTATCTTAAGCATTTCTCTCCTATGCTTGGTACCATTCCTAAAAGGGATGTCTTTAGCAAACCCGGTGATTGGCCTTTCTCTATTCCCATATCATCTCCATTTTACCAAACAGCACCCTGTCTCCGGGTTTCACCCCTGCCCTTTTAAGCGCTCCGACGACCCCCATCCCGGCAAGCTGCCTCTTGACGTAGCTGCGGG from Dehalococcoidia bacterium harbors:
- a CDS encoding helix-turn-helix domain-containing protein, producing MDELPPEQEHYQDDGCDLFPSCLRCPLTRCRYDIPGRQTRKELRNREMARLHQAGVAVRELAERFGVSRRTVYRIIATRSDRGSYE
- a CDS encoding phage portal protein, with the protein product MNNITLPQQLARMDRDRMNRYSENLAFYNGEQWQRRSARSERQLTINYAKALVDKVSSYLMSGFTFAVDPVIPVRLTDSDIPFGESSPDPAAAAERFLRSVYDDNDLFALDFDTEVDCAVMGDAAYKVTWSPTEKRILVTAPDVQGLYAWWIPDNVTSVYRVAARYRLSAEEVNILYGILPKGKTAWVVELWTDKLFELWIDSDQVHSSANPYGFIPYLLFPNLREPKKFWGISDIPVIIESQRELNRAVSQLSRILELSGNPIAVLENVEESSDIAVRPGSVWNIPEDARAYLLDLLQGGGVRLHIDFIELLFRIIHDVSESPKAAWGGAERDLSGVALEIEMQPLLQKVRRKRLIRAAVYRRRNEMILALAERFLGQSYGDVTHRIIWGPVLPRDFQRQVTNEVALIQSGVHSRRYAMDSLGIEDPEREFSQWLSERQRIMQQNRDLNAKSTHLGSE
- a CDS encoding phage major capsid protein, with protein sequence MAITLTEAAKLSTDILLTGIMETIVKDSPVLQRLPFIEVVGNGLTYNRELTLPVVAWYDENAAWGAETAPTLTKVTAGLEILGANADVDNFIKATRSNIQDVEAAVIELNSKAIRHEFEKTFIDGLGTSGAKDFAGLNALVPVHSDWAADTAYALGDYCIATTFNGWRYEATVAGSSHATTEPTWPTTEGGTVVDEGVTWTCRRCPSIEAGTNGATLTLAMLDELIDKVLGGKPDLLLMSRRSRRKINALSRAAGVNLQTERDEFGSFIDLYNGIPVGVSDWILDNVTQGTSGVTSNIYAFQMGEGALCGLSSPGLIQVERVGQLESYDATRTRIKFYCGLALFSTVKLGRLYGVTD
- the gyrB gene encoding DNA topoisomerase (ATP-hydrolyzing) subunit B, with the protein product MEESRNRNNEYNAEDIMVLDGMEAVRRRPGMYIGSTGQHGLHHLVQEIVYNSIDEALAGACDMVEVTIFEDGRVAVADNGRGIPVEVHPVTRTSALEAVMTVLHAGAKFGGRGYTVSGGLHGVGASVVNALSSDLRVEVKRDGKRYRQEYCRGVAQNSVEEIGEATDTGTVTTFLADKGIFGDLSYDFNALAQRFREMCYLTKGVEIHFEDKRSEREVTFYFEGGIASFARYLNKNRPVLHEPIYISKTVNGTEVEVALQYNEGFAETVLSFANCINTQDGGTHLTGFRSAMTRVINDTARNIKLLKEDEVNLIGDDTREGLVAIISVKLAEPQFEGQTKAKLGNPETKNHVESALVDGLAQYLDEHPAEAKRIVEKCLTTARAREAARKARDLVLKKNSLEAGTLPGKLADCSDKDPAQCEIYLVEGESAGGSAKQGRDRRFQAILPLKGKILNVEKASPEKMLAHVEIRIIITALGIGIDKQLDLSKLRYHRVIIMTDADVDGSHIRTLLLTFFFRHMVDLINGGHLFIAQPPLYRLGDGKKAEWLYSEAEMERSIAKKAFEELSVRSTDGYITHKGTKIGDLLNSLRELERGLDALEKEGIPRQISAILLVNEESFHRLDLSRKESMQQLSRWLEESGYPTSLCLDDTDDEYWVEVEFKDHKIRLDKRVLEHAALHGCFNAYPQVRRLTNNKSYTIVKKGREIGNDIPWYELAGVLQKSADRSGIALQRYKGLGEMSAQQLWETTMNPETRTILQVNVEDAVKADKIFETLMGDEVPPRKAFIQAHAKSVRNLDI
- the pyrE gene encoding orotate phosphoribosyltransferase codes for the protein MLEQRERFMELVKERGLVRGDFTLASGAKSTYFFDLKMVTLSAEGAYLAGRLVFDLLRDSGIDAVGGLTLGADPIVAAVALVSHMEGKPIPAFIVRGDMKEHGTQKAIEGHIPQKGSSVAIVEDVITKGGSTLKAIKAVEEAGCRVAKVVALLDRHQGGSDELHRRGYDFTAILHADAAGEIRTE